A single genomic interval of Daucus carota subsp. sativus chromosome 1, DH1 v3.0, whole genome shotgun sequence harbors:
- the LOC135150667 gene encoding protein TIC 214, with protein MILKSFLLGNLVSLCMKIINSVVVVGLYYGFLTTFSIGPSYLFLLRAQVMEEGEEGTEKKVSATTGFITGQLMMFISIYYAPLHLALGRPHTITVLALPYLLFHFFWKNHKNFFDYGSTTRNSMRNLSIQCVFLNNLIFQLFNHFILPSSMLARLVNIYMFRCNNKMLFVTSSFVGWLIGHILFMKWVGLVLVWIRQNNSIRSNKYIRSNKSELINYMARIFSILLFITCVYYLGRIPSPIFTKKLNPQTEEGWESEEETDVEIETASETKGTKQEQEGSTEEDPSPSLFSEEKEDPDKIDETEEIRVNGKEKTKDEFHFTEIRYNNSPVYKGLFWFEKPLLTFLFDYKRWNRPLRYIKNNRFERTTRKEMSQYFFYTCRSDGKERISFTYPPSLSTFGEMIQRRMSLPTLEKLSSAELYNHWVYTNQHKNNNLNNEFLNRIEALDTGFFSLDILEKSTRLCNDKTRKYYLPKMYDPILNGLYRGTIQKKISPSIINKISLENFIETLEINKIHSLLLPDTDYQEFEQKIDQFDKKTFSTENRHLFTLISKLDRESGSRKGLSLFSEKEQGGVGSKKRDKFYKFLLNTILTSPNDQKTKQKFVIKEISKKVPRWSYKLITELEFLSGTAHEGLPLDYQIRSRKRDGIIIYRPTKRSRNASIKNWMSFRDYSEESDFRREFIKGSMRVQRRKTVIWKLFQANAHSPLFLDRIKKYPLFSFNIPERMKSFFRNCMGKGSGLKDYTEEQEDKIKEKASIKIAEAWDFIPYPQATRSLILIIQSIFRKYILLPSLIIVKNIGRILLSQPPEWTEDFDEWNREKHIICTYNGVQVSEFELPKNWFKDGIQIKIVFPFYLKPWHRSKLRTSFSSYKDLKKEEQPKFYFLTAWGAQTTLNFGSIPPKPSFFKPILKELKKKMQKTKNNNLKVLRVLKERTKDFLQDSKEPKEVIIKNVLFLFIKRIKKELFKIHPTRLFILKKVYESGETNKKKDYIIRNHQIHDSFIKIKSTDNKNDSLRDKKIKNLTDRTSTIRTKTKGLMKEKNSNAKKRGSPNKTSFNRKNKSPNILLKILKIKRRSTRLIYKFYLFITIFIKRIYIDIFVCIIHIARISTQLLLESINFCFDKYIYIYNNKTNKTNYNNKTNQEIKKKKEINFISTIKSALYNIQNSKRNSRLFFDLSSLSQAYVFYKLSQTPIIHFYKLRDIFEYNGTPFFLKTAMKNYFLTQGIFHSELRHTKLSSYETNQWKSWLRGHYQYNLSQIRWSGLIPKKWRTTINEGGMTPNKDLTKCNSYEKDRLLYHKKQKDFKVYPLPNQKDNFLKYYIYDLFSYKSINSEIKKSSYIFFGSPSELKNNQKIAFNYNKKKQNLSENLEEIPINHYLETGDIMYMKKNPDRKYFDWTILNFFIRQKIDIEAWTKMDYNSNINTKLGNTNYHKIYKMDKNAILSLTIHQDLERNPINDKKIFFDWMEMNEEILNPISTNLKLTFFPEFVPLYNVYKTKPWIIPSKLLLFNLNKKKNINENKKFHFFRPSNEKIYYELMNRNQEEKKTAGRRGLRSYAQNQDKMKKKYKIRNKMRREIIFLRKHYLLFQWIIDDGLIPKLTERMINNIKIYCYLLGLRNPRDTTISSIQRKELNLDIMVIRQKLTPIELNKKGIFFLDPTRLSVKNDGYFIIYQTVGISLVHKSKYQTPQRYREQRYINKKKLDESIPRYQIILRKRDKKHYDFVVPENILSSRRRRELRILLSFNSKNLNSVDKNPVFCNKKNIKRRNPFLDQKKHLDRDKNELIKLKLFLWPNYRLEDLACMNRYWFNTNNGSRFSILRIYPQFKIG; from the coding sequence ATGATTTTGAAATCTTTTCTACTAGGTAATCTAGTATCCTTATGCATGAAGATAATCAATTCGGTCGTTGTGGTCGGACTCTATTATGGATTTCTGACCACATTCTCCATAGGGCCCTCTTATCTCTTCCTTCTCCGAGCTCAGGTTatggaagaaggagaagaaggaaCCGAGAAGAAGGTATCAGCAACAACAGGTTTTATTACGGGACAGCTCATGATGTTCATATCGATCTATTATGCGCCTCTGCATCTAGCATTGGGTAGACCTCATACAATAACTGTACTAGCTCTACCGTATCTTTTGTTTCATTTCTTctggaaaaatcacaaaaactttTTTGATTATGGATCTACTACCAGAAATTCAATGCGTAATCTCAGCATTCAATGCGTATTCCTGAATAATCTCATTTTTCAATTATTCAACCATTTCATTTTACCAAGTTCAATGCTAGCCAGATTAGTCAACATTTATATGTTTCGATGCAACAACAAGATGTTATTTGTAACAAGCAGTTTTGTTGGTTGGTTAATTGGTCACATTTTATTCATGAAATGGGTTGGATTGGTATTAGTCTGGATACGGCAAAATAATTCTATTAGATCGAATAAGTACATTCGATCTAATAAGTCAGaattgataaattatatggCTCGAATATTTAGTATTCTCTTATTTATTACCTGTGTCTACTATTTAGGCAGAATACCGTCACCCATTTTTACTAAGAAACTGAATCCACAAACGGAAGAAGGGTGGGAAAGTGAGGAAGAAACAGATGTAGAAATAGAAACAGCTTCCGAAACGAAGGGGACTAAACAGGAACAAGAGGGATCCACCGAAGAAGATCCTTCTCCTTCCCTTTTTTCGGAAGAAAAGGAGGATCCGGACAAAATCGATGAAACGGAAGAGATCCGAGTGAATGGAAAGGAAAAAACAAAGGATGAATTCCACTTTACAGAGATACGCTATAACAATAGCCCAGTTTATAAAGGCCTCTTCTGGTTTGAAAAACCTCTTCTGACCTTTCTTTTCGATTATAAACGATGGAATCGCCCATTACgatacataaaaaataatagatttgaaaGGACTACAAGAAAAGAAATgtcacaatattttttttatacatgccGAAGTGATGGAAAAGAAAGAATCTCTTTTACGTATCCGCCTAGCTTGTCAACTTTTGGAGAAATGATACAAAGAAGGATGTCCCTGCCCACACTAGAAAAACTCTCTTCGGCTGAACTGTACAATCATTGGGTTTATACTAACCAACACAAAAATAACAACTTAAACAACGAGTTTTTAAATAGAATTGAGGCTCTAGATACGGGATTTTTTTCTCTAGATATACTCGAAAAAAGTACTAGATTGTGTAATGATAAGACTAGAAAATATTACTTGCCTAAAATGTATGATCCCATTTTGAATGGGTTATATCGGGGaacaatccaaaaaaaaatttcaccttcaatcataaataaaatttcgtTAGAAAATTTCATAGAGACATTGGAAATTAATAAGATTCATAGTCTCCTTCTTCCTGATACTGATTACCAAGAATTTGAACAGAAAATAGaccaatttgataaaaaaacctTTTCAACGGAAAATCGTCATTTATTTACTTTAATCAGTAAATTGGATAGAGAATCGGGATCGAGGAAGGGCCTCtctttattttcagaaaaagaacAAGGAGGAGTTGGTTCAAAAAAAAGAgacaaattttacaaatttttattgaatacaATTCTAACTAGCCCTAATgatcaaaaaacaaaacaaaaatttgtaataaaaGAAATCAGTAAAAAAGTCCCTAGATGGTCATACAAACTTATTACCGAATTGGAATTCCTATCGGGCACAGCTCATGAAGGCCTACCATTAGATTATCAGATACGTTCAAGAAAAAGGGATGGTATAATAATTTATAGGCCTACTAAACGTAGTCGAAATGCAAGTATCAAAAATTGGATGTCTTTTAGAGACTATTCAGAAGAATCAGATTTTCGTCGAGAATTCATCAAAGGTTCTATGCGTGTTCAAAGGCGTAAAACTGTTATTTGGAAATTGTTTCAAGCAAATGCGCATTCCCCTCTTTTTTTGGACAGAATAAAAAAATACccacttttttcttttaatatccCTGAACGGATGAAATCTTTTTTTAGAAATTGTATGGGTAAAGGATCAGGATTGAAAGATTATACGGAAGAACAAGAAGACAAAATAAAGGAAAAAGCGTCGATAAAAATCGCGGAAGCCTGGGATTTCATTCCATATCCACAAGCAACAAgaagtttaattttaataattcaatcaatttttagaaaatatattttattacctTCATTGataatagttaaaaatattgggCGTATTTTATTATCTCAACCCCCCGAATGGACTGAGGACTTCGATGAGTGGAATAGAGAAAAGCATATTATATGTACCTATAATGGTGTTCAAGTATCAGAATTCGAACTTCCCAAAAATTGGTTTAAAGATGGTATTCAGATAAAAATAGTATTTCCTTTTTATTTGAAACCTTGGCACAGATCCAAATTGAGGAcctctttttcttcttataaAGATCTAAAGAAAGAAGAAcaaccaaaattttattttttaacggCTTGGGGAGCGCAAACTACCCTTAACTTTGGTTCTATCCCTCCAAAACCTTCCTTTTTTAAGCCTATTTTAAaagaacttaaaaaaaaaatgcaaaaaacgaaaaacaacaatttaaaagtTCTAAGAGTtttaaaagaaagaacaaaagATTTTCTACAAGATTCAAAAGAACCAAAAGAGGTGATTATTAAAAACGTTTTATTTCTgtttataaaaagaataaaaaaagaaCTCTTCAAAATACATCCAACTCGATTATTTATATTGAAAAAGGTGTATGAATCCGGcgaaactaataaaaaaaaagattatataaTTAGGAATCACCAAATTCACGACtcgtttataaaaattaaatctacagataataaaaatgattcactgagagataaaaaaattaaaaatctgaCTGATAGAACAAGCACGATAAGAACGAAAACAAAGGGTCTTATGAAAGAAAAAAACAGTAACGCCAAGAAAAGAGGTAGTCCTAACAAAACAAGTTTTAATAGAAAAAACAAATCAccaaatattcttttaaaaatcttaaaaataaaaagaagaagCACTCGATTAATCTATAAATTCTATTTGTTTATAACAATTTTCATTAAAAGAATATACATCGATATCTTTGTATGTATTATTCATATTGCCAGAATTTCTACACAACTCCTTCTTGAAtcaataaatttttgttttgataAATACATTTACATTtacaataataaaacaaataaaacaaactacaataataaaacaaaccaagaaattaaaaaaaaaaaagaaattaattttatttcgaCTATAAAAAGTGCACTTTACAATATCCAAAATAGTAAGAGGAATTCACGTCTTTTTTTTGACTTATCCTCTTTATCACAAGCATatgtattttacaaattatCACAAACCCcaattattcatttttataagttaAGAGATATTTTTGAGTATAATGGAACTCCTTTTTTTCTTAAGACTgcaatgaaaaattattttttaacacaaGGAATATTTCATTCCGAATTAAGACATACTAAACTTTCAAGTTATGAAACGAATCAATGGAAAAGCTGGTTAAGAGGTCATTATCAATACAATTTATCTCAGATTAGGTGGTCTGGATTAATACCAAAAAAATGGCGAACTACAATAAATGAAGGTGGTATGACCCCAAATAAAGATTTAACAAAATGCAATTCGTATGAAAAAGACCGATTACTTTATCACAAAAAACAAAAGGATTTTAAAGTATATCCATTACCAAACCAAAAagataattttctaaaatactatatatatgatcttttttcatataaatctattaattctgaaattAAGAAAtcctcatatattttttttggatcACCATCCGAATtaaaaaacaaccaaaaaattgcttttaattacaacaagaaaaaacaaaatttatctGAAAACCTGGAGGAAATTCCTATCAATCATTATCTAGAAACGGGTGATATTatgtatatgaaaaaaaatccggacagaaaatattttgattggacaattttaaatttttttataagacAAAAAATAGATATTGAGGCCTGGACCAAAATGGATTATAACAGTAATATAAATACTAAGCTTGGAAATACGAATTaccataaaatttataaaatggaTAAAAACGCTATTTTATCTCTGACGATTCATCAAGATTTAGAAAGAAATCCAATCAATGACAagaaaattttttttgattggATGGAAATGAATGAAGAAATCCTAAACCCAATATCGACAAATCTGAAACTTACGTTCTTCCCAGAATTTGTGCCACTTTACAATGTATACAAAACAAAACCATGGATTATACCAAGCAAATTACTTCttttcaatttaaataaaaagaaaaacatcAATGAGAATAAAAAATTCCACTTTTTTAGACCAtcgaatgaaaaaatatattatgaattaatgaatcgaaatcaagaagaaaaaaaaaccgCAGGCCGAAGAGGCCTTAGATCATATGCACAAAACCaagataaaatgaaaaaaaaatataagatccGGAATAAGATGAGACGAGAAATAATTTTCTTACGGAAACACTATTTGCTTTTTCAATGGATAATAGACGATGGTTTAATTCCGAAGTTAACTGAAAGAATGATCAATAATATCAAGATATATTGTTACTTGCTTGGACTGAGAAATCCAAGAGATACTACTATATCGTCTATTCAAAGGAAAGAATTAAATCTGGATATAATGGTGATTCGACAAAAATTGACTCCTATAGAATTGAATAAAAAGGGGATATTTTTTCTAGATCCCACCCGTTTGTCAGTAAAAAACGACGGATactttattatatatcaaaccGTAGGTATATCGTTGGTTCATAAGAGTAAATACCAAACTCCTCAAAGATATCGAGAACAAAgatatatcaataaaaaaaaattggatgaaTCTATCCCAAGATATCAAATAATACTTCGAAAGCGAGACAAAAAACATTATGATTTTGTCGTTCCTGAAAATATTTTATCGTCTAGACGTCGTAGAGAATTGAGAATTCTACTTTCTTTCAACTCAAAGAATCTAAATAGTGTGGATAAAAATCCAGTATTTTGTAACAAGAAGAACATAAAAAGAAGGAATCCTTTTTTGGATCAAAAAAAACATCTTGATAGAGATAAAAacgaattaattaaattaaagttATTTCTTTGGCCTAATTATCGATTAGAAGACTTAGCTTGTATGAATAGATATTGGTTTAATACCAATAATGGAAGCCGTTTTAGTATATTAAGAATATATCCACAATTCAAAATAGGTTGA